Proteins from a single region of Streptococcus oralis:
- the hisS gene encoding histidine--tRNA ligase, with the protein MKLQKPKGTQDILPAESAKWQYVEGFARKIFKRYNYAEVRTPIFEHYEVISRSVGDTTDIVTKEMYDFYDKGDRHITLRPEGTAPVVRSYVENKLFAPEVQKPSKFYYMGPMFRYERPQAGRLRQFHQIGVECFGSSNPATDVETIAMAAHFLKEIGIKGVKLHLNTLGNPESRAAYRQALIDYLTPLKETLSKDSQRRLEENPLRVLDSKEKEDKVAVENAPSILDFLDEESQAHFDAVRQMLENLGVDYIIDPNMVRGLDYYNHTIFEFITEIEGNDLTVCAGGRYDGLVSYFGGPETAGFGFGLGVERLLLILEKQGVTLPIENALDVYIAVLGEGANVKALELVQALRQQGFKAERDYLNRKLKAQFKSADVFAAKTLITLGESEVESGQVTVKNNQTREEVEASLETISQNFSQVFEKLGF; encoded by the coding sequence ATGAAATTACAAAAACCAAAAGGAACGCAGGATATTTTACCTGCTGAGTCTGCTAAGTGGCAGTACGTTGAGGGCTTTGCCCGTAAAATTTTCAAGCGCTATAACTATGCAGAAGTGCGTACGCCTATTTTTGAGCATTACGAGGTTATCAGTCGCTCTGTCGGAGATACAACCGATATTGTAACCAAGGAAATGTACGATTTTTATGACAAGGGTGACCGCCATATTACCCTCCGTCCAGAAGGAACTGCGCCCGTTGTCCGTTCTTATGTGGAAAATAAACTCTTCGCCCCAGAAGTACAAAAGCCAAGTAAGTTCTACTACATGGGCCCTATGTTCCGTTATGAGCGTCCACAGGCAGGGCGTTTACGCCAATTCCACCAGATTGGTGTCGAGTGTTTTGGCTCTAGTAATCCAGCTACCGATGTGGAAACCATCGCTATGGCAGCCCATTTCTTGAAAGAAATCGGCATTAAAGGTGTGAAATTGCATCTCAACACTCTGGGAAATCCTGAGAGCCGTGCGGCCTATCGTCAAGCCTTGATCGACTATTTGACACCGCTCAAGGAGACCTTGTCTAAGGATAGCCAACGTCGCTTGGAGGAAAATCCTCTTCGTGTCTTGGACTCTAAGGAGAAAGAAGACAAGGTAGCAGTGGAGAATGCACCATCTATCTTGGATTTCCTTGATGAAGAAAGCCAAGCACACTTTGATGCCGTCCGTCAGATGTTGGAAAATCTTGGAGTAGACTATATCATCGATCCCAATATGGTGCGTGGTCTGGACTACTACAACCACACGATTTTCGAGTTCATCACTGAAATCGAGGGCAATGATTTGACCGTCTGTGCGGGTGGTCGCTACGATGGCTTGGTCTCTTACTTTGGTGGTCCTGAAACTGCTGGATTTGGATTTGGCCTTGGTGTAGAGCGCCTGCTTCTCATCCTTGAAAAGCAAGGTGTGACCCTCCCTATCGAAAATGCCCTAGATGTCTATATCGCAGTCTTGGGTGAAGGAGCAAATGTTAAGGCCTTGGAATTGGTACAAGCCCTTCGCCAACAAGGATTCAAAGCAGAGCGTGATTACCTTAACCGTAAACTCAAAGCTCAGTTCAAGTCCGCCGATGTCTTTGCGGCTAAGACCCTCATCACTCTCGGAGAGAGCGAAGTCGAAAGCGGACAAGTGACAGTTAAGAACAACCAAACACGAGAAGAAGTGGAAGCATCCCTTGAGACCATCAGCCAAAATTTCTCTCAAGTCTTTGAAAAACTAGGATTTTAA